One Chaetodon trifascialis isolate fChaTrf1 chromosome 12, fChaTrf1.hap1, whole genome shotgun sequence DNA window includes the following coding sequences:
- the hao2 gene encoding 2-Hydroxyacid oxidase 2 — MNICNREGARCAEMAMVCLTDFEEYAKEHLSKATWDYYAAGADECCTRDDNLLAYKRIRLRPRILRDVSVSDTRTTVQGTEISFPVGIAPTAFHCLAWHEGEVATARATEALNTCYITSTYSTCSVEEIVAAAPNGYRWFQLYVYRDRKLSEQIVHRVEALGYKALVLTVDVPYTGKRRNDIRNQFKLPPHLKVKNFDGVFQQEAAVPEEYGIPANTLDPSISWKDVYWLQSITRLPIIIKGILTKEDAELAVEHGVQGIIVSNHGGRQLDGGPASIDALSEIVDTVQGRIEVYLDGGIRTGSDVLKSLALGAKCVFIGRPAVWGLAYKGEEGVREVLQILNDEFRLSMALSGCRNVAEINRNLIQFSKL, encoded by the exons agagggagctcGCTGTGCAGAGATGGCTATGGTATGCCTGACAGACTTTGAGGAGTATGCTAAGGAGCATCTCTCAAAGGCCACCTGGGATTATTATGCAGCTGGAGCAGACGAATGCTGCACCAGGGACGACAACTTACTGGCTTACAAAAG GATCCGTCTCAGGCCTCGTATCCTGCGGGATGTGTCAGTGAGTGACACCCGGACCACTGTTCAGGGGACAGAAATCAGCTTTCCAGTTGGTATCGCACCTACTGCCTTTCACTGCCTGGCCTGGCATGAAGGAGAGGTGGCCACTGCTCGAG CCACAGAGGCACTCAACACCTGCTACATCACCAGCACTTACTCCACCTGCTCAGTGGAGGAGATAGTGGCAGCAGCACCAAACGGTTACCGCTGGTTCCAGCTGTATGTGTACCGGGACCGGAAGCTGTCAGAACAGATTGTACACCGTGTAGAGGCGCTCGGCTACAAGGCCCTGGTCCTCACCGTGGATGTCCCCTACACCGGAAAGCGCCGCAACGACATCCGCAACCAGTTCAAGCTGCCGCCGCACCTCAAAGTCAAGAACTTTGATGGAGTGTTCCAG CAGGAGGCAGCAGTCCCAGAGGAGTATGGGATCCCAGCCAACACCTTGGACCCGTCCATCAGTTGGAAGGACGTGTACTGGCTGCAATCCATCACCCGCCTGCCTATTATCATCAAGGGGATCCTGACCAAGGAGGACGCTGAGTTGGCTGTGGAGCATGGCGTCCAGGGCATCATTGTGTCAAACCATGGGGGGAGACAGCTGGACGGAGGCCCAGCCTCG ATTGATGCGCTGTCAGAGATCGTGGACACTGTGCAGGGCAGAATCGAGGTCTATCTGGATGGAGGaatcaggacaggaagtgatgttttGAAATCGCTAGCCTTGGGAGCcaagtgtgttttcattggaCGTCCAGCAGTGTGGGGCCTTGCATACAAG GGTgaagagggagtgagggaggtaCTGCAAATCTTAAACGATGAGTTCCGTCTGTCCATGGCTTTATCAG GCTGTAGGAACGTGGCAGAAATCAACAGAAACCTCATTCAGTTCTCTAAACTCTaa
- the LOC139340209 gene encoding kelch-like protein 9 gives MSRLEGGIRSSLLRRISSRKSHQRNSPQPQEANDMGGSGDDSGPGRLSRRLSRLGSRHQSRDPPRPPAQPERPAAPPDRPVRQDERPSPPAPAPAPVPAPVPAPVPVPVPAPAAAPLPPRMETPVKCPDKATKPKLPPRPLSKVFNSTEHGVAVLQGFDTFRADETLCDVVLVPGDSNETFPVHRVIMASSSDYFKAMFTGGMREQEMREIKLHGVTKLGLKNIIDFIYTSKVSLDMGNLQDTLEAANFLQVMPVLRFCNQLLSSEITIDNCVEVERIATDLLLEDVQLNIGEFVSRNLSALVECGRYLQLSETSMANALASNSLEGFSELELYHIARGWLDHDHPNRRSSVYALMRHIRFPLMSPSELIQISQDDEEGGDSMMRTETACVNLLLEASNYQMMPFMQPSLQTERTQIRSDATHILALGGVMRQQLVVSRELRLYDEKSGHWRALKPMDVPRYQHGVAFLGGFLFIVGGQSTYDTKGKTAIDSAYRYDPRFDKWLQIASLNERRTFFHLSAVKGKLFAVGGRNASGEIDTVECYNLRKNEWTFVTSMVEPHYGHAGTVHGGLVYISGGITRDTFQKELWCYDPVADTWSRRADMTELRGLHCMCTVGDRLYVMGGNHFRGSSDYDDVLGCEYYSPETDQWTVVAPMPRGQSDVGVTVFNGQIYVVGGYSWNSRCMVDIVQRYDPERDVWDRVFNVLEPLGGIRACTMTVHLPEGSVDEAQIQECPLPTAQS, from the exons ATGAGCAGGCTGGAGGGAGGCATCAGGTCCAGTCTGCTGAGGAGGATTTCTTCCAG GAAGTCTCATCAGCGCAACAGTCCACAACCCCAAGAGGCCAATGACATGGG GGGAAGTGGAGACGACAGTGGGCCGGGGAGGCTGAGCCGCAGACTGTCTCGCCTGGGAAGCAGGCATCAGTCCAGGGATCCTCCGAGACCTCCAGCTCAGCCAGAGAGACCTGCTGCTCCGCCTGACAGACCTGTTCGTCAAG ATGAAAGGccttctccaccagctccagctccagccccaGTCCCAGCCCCAGTCCCAGCTCCAGTTCCAGTTCCAGTTCCAGCTCCGGCTGCGGCTCCTCTCCCCCCACGCATGGAAACGCCAGTTAAATGCCCAGACAAGGCCACCAAGCCCAAACTTCCGCCTCGGCCGCTGAGTAAGGTGTTCAATAGTACTGAACACGGAGTGGCTGTATTGCAG GGCTTCGACACCTTTCGAGCAGATGAGACTCTCTGTGATGTAGTCTTGGTTCCTGGGGACAGCAATGAAACTTTCCCAGTCCACAGAGTCATCATGGCTTCATCCAGTGACTATTTCAAGGCAATGTTCACCG GAGGCATGAGGGagcaggagatgagagagatcAAGCTGCATGGGGTCACTAAGTTGGGTTTAAAGAACATTATCGACTTCATTTACACATCCAAAGTCAGTCTCGATATGGGTAATCTCCAGGATACCCTGGAGGCTGCCAACTTCTTGCAGGTCATGCCTGTCCTGAGGTTCTGTAATCAGCTACTGAGCAGTGAG ATCACTATTGATAACTGTGTGGAGGTGGAGCGCATCGCCACAGACTTGCTTCTGGAGGACGTTCAGCTGAATATAG GTGAGTTTGTGAGCCGGAACCTGTCTGCACTGGTTGAGTGTGGCCGCTATCTCCAGCTCTCTGAAACCAGCATGGCCAATGCTCTGGCCAGCAACTCCCTGGAGGGTTTCTCTGAGCTTGAGCTGTACCACATCGCTAGAGGATGGCTGGACCATGACCATCCCAATCGCCGCTCCTCTGTCTATGCCTTGATGCGCCATATTCGCTTCCCATTGATGAGCCCTAGTGAACTCATTCAGATCTCacaggatgatgaagagggCGGAGACTCCATGATGCGCACAGAGACAGCCTGCGTGAACCTCCTGCTGGAGGCCAGCAATTACCAGATGATGCCTTTCATGCAGCCATCTCTACAAACTGAGCGGACACAAATACGCTCAGACGCCACTCACATCCTGGCGCTGGGCGGTGTGATGCGACAGCAACTCGTGGTGAGCCGTGAGCTGCGGTTGTATGATGAAAAGTCCGGCCACTGGAGAGCCCTGAAGCCCATGGATGTGCCGCGTTACCAGCATGGTGTGGCTTTTCTAGGCGGCTTCCTCTTTATTGTTGGAG GCCAGAGTACTTATGACACCAAGGGTAAGACAGCCATAGACAGTGCCTACCGCTATGACCCGCGCTTTGACAAGTGGCTTCAGATTGCTTCACTCAATGAGCGGAGGACGTTCTTTCACCTGAGCGCTGTCAAGGGGAAACTGTTTGCAGTCGGAGGAAGGAATGCCTCAGGAGAGATAG ACACAGTGGAGTGCTACAACCTGAGGAAAAATGAATGGACATTTGTGACCAGTATGGTGGAACCTCACTATGGACATGCTGGAACAGTTCACGGGGGTCTCGTGTACATTTCAG GTGGCATCACCCGTGATACATTCCAGAAGGAGCTTTGGTGTTATGATCCAGTTGCCGACACATGGAGTCGACGAGCCGACATGACAGAGCTCCGCGGCCTGCACTGCATGTGCACTGTAGGAGACAGACTCTACGTGATGGGCGGAAATCACTTCCGAGGCAGTAGCGACTATGACGATGTCTTGGGCTGTGAATACtacagcccagagacagacCAATGGACAGTGGTGGCGCCAATGCCACGGGGCCAGAGTGATGTTGGTGTGACAGTGTTTAATGGGCAGATCTATGTGGTGGGAGGATACTCCTGGAACAGCAGATGCATGGTTGACATTGTGCAGCGGTATGATCCAGAGCGGGACGTGTGGGACAGAGTGTTTAATGTGCTGGAGCCTCTGGGGGGGATTCGTGCCTGTACAATGACAGTCCATCTGCCGGAGGGGTCTGTGGATGAGGCCCAGATACAGGAGTGTCCACTGCCCACAGCTCAGAGCTGA
- the hsd3b1 gene encoding hydroxy-delta-5-steroid dehydrogenase, 3 beta- and steroid delta-isomerase 1 has translation MSLRGDVCVVTGAGGFLGKRLVRLLLEEEKMAEIRLMDKHIEPTVLHTLEDCKGDTNLSVFEGDIRDSEFLRKTCRGASIVFHMASIIDINDSVEYTEIYGVNVKGTQLLLEACIHENVVSFIYTSTIEVMGPNSKGEPIVNGSEDTVYDCTLKFNYSKTKQEAEQRTLQANSEVLQNGGRLATCALRPMYIYGEGCRFLLGHMNDGIQNKDVLFRMSVPEALVNPVYVGNVAVAHLQAARSLKDPQKRNAIGGKFYFISDDTPHVSYSDFNHAMMSPLGFNIQDRLLLPLRLFYVFCFILEVLCMMLRPFVRIVPPLNRQLLTMLNTPFSFSYQMAKRDLGYVPRYTWEEARKHTIEWLASQLPKERERIRAK, from the exons ATGTCTCTGagaggtgatgtgtgtgtggtgacggGAGCCGGTGGATTCCTGGGCAAGAGGCtggtgaggctgctgctggaggaagagaaaatggCTGAGATTCGACTGATGGACAAACACATAGAGCCCACAGTTTTACACACTCTGGAGG actgtaAAGGCGACACAAACCTGAGTGTTTTCGAGGGGGACATCAGAGACAGTGAGTTCCTGAGGAAAACCTGTCGAGGTGCATCAATCGTCTTCCACATGGCATCAATCATTGACATTAATGATTCGGTGGAGTACACTGAGATATATGGGGTCAATGTCAAAG GAACACAGCTACTTCTGGAGGCATGTATTCACGAGAACGTGGTGTCCTTCATCTATACCAGCACCATTGAGGTGATGGGGCCAAACTCCAAGGGTGAACCCATCGTTAATGGCAGTGAGGACACCGTTTACGACTGTACTCTCAAGTTTAACTACAGCAAGACCAAACAGGAGGCTGAGCAGAGGACCCTGCAGGCCAACAGCGAGGTGCTGCAGAATGGAGGCCGACTGGCCACCTGTGCCCTCAGACCGATGTACATCTATGGGGAGGGCTGTCGCTTCCTGCTGGGCCACATGAATGATGGGATACAAAACAAGGATGTTCTATTTCGTATGTCTGTACCAGAGGCCCTAGTCAATCCTGTCTACGTGGGCAATGTGGCCGTGGCCCATCTCCAAGCAGCTCGCAGCCTCAAAGATCCACAGAAAAGAAATGCTATTGGAGGAAAGTTCTACTTCATTTCTGATGACACACCACATGTGAGTTATTCCGACTTCAACCATGCCATGATGTCACCTCTGGGCTTCAACATTCAAGACAGACTCCTGCTGCCTCTCCGCCTCTTCTACGTGTTCTGCTTCATATTGGAGGTTCTGTGCATGATGCTCCGACCTTTCGTACGCATCGTCCCACCACTGAACCGGCAGCTTCTCACCATGTTGAACACACCATTCAGCTTCTCCTATCAGATGGCTAAGAGGGACCTGGGATATGTCCCCAGATATACTTGGGAGGAAGCACGCAAACACACCATTGAATGGCTCGCCTCACAGTTGccaaaggaaagggaaagaatAAGAGCTAAATAA